GCACAAAGGAGAACACGCCGATGGTCAGGGTGATCCTGGCCGCCGTTGCCAACTGGGGGACGTAGGGGATCAGAAATGAAAAATCAAGGGGCATGATCTGTTACAGGGCCAGCCATTTGTCATGGATACGGTCAAAGTCTCCATTGGACTTCACCGTGTCAATGGCCTGATTGATCTTTTCGGTCAGTTCATCCTCGCCGTGGTCCAGGACCACCACAATGTCCACGGAGCGCACCGGGTCATTGATGATTTTCAGGTCCGGGCTGTCCTTGATCTTGGTGGCGGCATAGGCAAATCCCACCACCACGGCGTCCACCCGCTTGTTCTTCAGGTCGATGAGTGCTTCGGAGTTGCGGTTGTACCGCCGCAGATCCTTGACCTTGATGTCCATGTCCGCCAGACTGTCGCCGGCCACTTCGCTGGTGCTGTTGGCCTGGACTCCCACGATTCTGCCGGCCAGGTCTTCCTTGGTGGTGATGTCCGTGACATCGGACCGGGTGACGATGATTTCACTGAGCTGGTAGTAGGGATTGCTCATGTTCACGCTGTCGGATGCCTGGGTGGCTTCTTCCGGGGACATGCAGGAAATGATGATGTCATGGTCCCCTTTTTTCATGCCGGCCACCAGGCCTTCCCAGGCTGTATCCTTTATGACCACGTCAACCCCCAGAGCATTTCCCAGTGCCCGGGCAAAATCAGAGTCAAATCCCTCCACTAGGCCGCTGGTGTTCCTGAATGAAAACGGCGGGTATTCCGGGCAGTTGCCCACGGTGATGCTGCCGCTTTGTTCGATTTTCGACCATCGGCTGTCTCCGGCAGCGGCACAGGTCCAGGTGACAGCAATGACGGCCAGGGCCAGGATAAATGAGGCGAACAGTTTTTTCTTCATAACGGGTTTCCTTTCATTGTTGGATTGATATTTATTATGTGCCGCCGGTTATCGGCAGGCGTTATAGACACGATCAACGGCATGACTGGCTTGGTCAGGGGATGAAAAACGGGGTTCAATCATCAGGTACAGGCCGTCCGGTCCCAGAGTCCGGGCCGCCAGCACGGCATCGTCAACTTTGTGACACACAATCTCCAGCAGCATGCCTTTGTCTTTTATTTTTTCAAGTTCACAAAACATTTCCCGGGACAGCATGATACTGAAATCACAGCGGACACTTTCAAATTTTCCTTCACAGAAGACCTGGAACCAGGAGCCGGACTGGCCGTATCCGTTTTCAACCAGAAAATCATACAAATAATCGTAAAACGCCAGGCTGACATCGGTCATTTCCCTGACCCGCTGCTTCACCCGGTCTTTGTTCTTCACCAGATCCAGCAGAAAGGGCTGGCTTCCCAGAAGGCCGTAAAGGGATGACAGCGCATCCAGGGTCATGGGGGTGTTGACAAAGGCCCGGTTCCGGACCTGAGGGATAACTGCTTAATAACACTGCTTCAGGTCGATCGCCAGGGGGTGGTCCGGGGTGAAGTCCGGCACCGGCTGTGCCAGGTCAAGATCACCGCTTTTGAAATCGATGAAATCCCCTGTGCAGCTGTAGTCATAGTCCCCGCCGGCCAGGACGGCGGTATTTGTGATATCCAGGCCCACCATGAGGCTGGCCATGGGCATGGCATCACCGAAAAAGCAGGTGCCTTCCAGGAAATTGCCGATCCGGTTCAGGTGCCAGTCCGGCAGCAGGTCCCACTCTTTCCTGGGCAGGGAAGTCCTCCATGGTGCCGGTATAAACCCGGGGTTGTCTGAAACCGCGTACACCAGCGGCACGCCGGTTGAACGGTTTTCCCAGAACATCCGGTGCCGGAGCCGGCTTTCCGTGTCACAGATTTTTTCACTACAGATCATCCGATTTGGCATCCCCTTTAAAAAATGAGGATTTTATGGACCGGAAACCAAACAGTCAAATTGTTAATATGGATGGAAATGAACGGATGTATAGAAAAAAATAATAGATGGACCTGAACAGCCAGCAGATCAACTGAATCGGACTTACCGTTTTAACACCGGGGACAGTGTCTTGAACAGACTGGAAAGTGACATGTCGATCTCGGATTCATCCACGGCGAAAAAATCCAAGGGCAGATTGTTTTCCATCAGCAGGGCCTGAAAAATTTCTATGAAAATACCGGGGTCAGCCTGCCATTCCAGGGTCTGAATTTTTTTCCAGGTGTCTTCCTTGTCCAGAAAATCACCGGACCACTGATTTGACCGGCAGGTTTTATGTACCCCGCAACTGGGGCTGCCGTCTATTCCGATAACCCCTTTGAGAAGATATCCGTTTTCCTTGTACATGTGTATCTGGCGGATGAACGGGGCCAGCAGATGCCGGCAGCGGTTTTTAAAAAAAGGATAGGCCAGCTGGTCTTTCACATGGCCCCATCGGCACAGGCCCAGGATTTCAGATTCAGGGCAGGGAAGCTGCACCATGGCGGTGTCATGGTCCATCAGAAAACAGACCAGTTCCTTGACCGCACCCGGGTGGGCGGCTAGGCCCATCACCTTGACATTGACATTCAACAGGCAATGGGACACAAAAATGATTTTTTTCCCCCGTTTCATAATCCGGCTCCTGACGTGTTTGATGGTTTCGTATTTTGAACCCGGATTCGGGTCTCTGTCAAGGGAGATTTCATTTTTGGGTGGTATTGACTGTGTGATGTGTTGGTGTTATTGTGCGTAGTAAACAATGAAAAAGTCACTGCCATTGGAGGCACCCATGAGCCGGCTTACCATCACCCTGGATGACGATTTGCACCAGGCACTTAAAGAAACGGCTGCTCGCCAGGGACGCAGCATCGGGAAAATTATTGAGGAAAGCCTTGTTTTGCGGGGTATTAAATCGATGTCCCACGCAAGGCAACTGGTGGAACAGGCCCGGATCAGGGGCGAGTGCAGTGATGACGAAGCAACCCGCCTTGCCGTTGAAGAAACCCGCGACCTTCGCACTCGATGAGAAAATCGGTCTTGATTATTGATACCGATGTGGTCGCAGCCGGACTCATCACTTCCCGGCCGGACAGTCCCACGGCACAGATTCTGGACGGCATGATCAATGGCAGGCTGGTTTTTCTTTTGTCTCCGGCGCTGCTCGATGAATACCGACAGATATTGCTGAGACCCAAACTGGTCCGGCGTCATGGTCTGACAGAACCGGAGGTCGTGCAGATTCTGACGGAAATCACTGCCAATGCCATCTGGCGGGATCCCCCTGCCGATACAGATCACCTCTCGCCGGATCTTCAGGATTCCCATCTGTGGGCACTTCTGGCATCAGAGCCGGCAGCGGTTCTGATCACGGGGGATCATCTGCTTATTGAAAAACCCAGACCCCGAAGATCAGTCATATCTCCGGCAGCCTGGCTGGCCCATTTTGCCGGCCGACCCCCGGATTCGGGCGGGGCATAAAAAAAGCCCCTGGACGGCGAACCATTCAGGGGCTTTGGGTCAGACTATATAAACGCGGTGATTACACCACAGTTACATTCGTCGCAGCGGGTCCACGCTGGCCTTCAGAAATGTCAAAGGAAACCCGGTCGCCCTCGTTGAGGGATTTGAAACCCATGGCATTAATGCCTGAGTGATGCACGAACACATCTTTCCCACCGTCTTCCTGCTCAATAAATCCAAACCCTTTTGCGTCGTTAAACCATTTTACTGTACCATTGGCCATGTTGGCTTTCTCCTAAAAAAATAAAAAATAAAAAAAATCGCTTCGTACTTTGGGATCAATCAGAAATTAAATCTTGATAAACACCGAAAAGATTGAAACATTATTTGATTATACAGACTTCGGCATTAAAGTCAATCCTTATTTTCTGGGTGTCACCGATTTAAAAAGCAAACGACGCGGTCATCATTGCCGTAAAAGGGGCGTCTACATAATAGCTGGTGTTTCCGGCCCGGCTGTCGTCCATGGCATTGATCACGGACACATATTCATGATCAAACAGATTGGTCAGTTCGAGCGACAGCTTGAGTTTATCGATAAAACACAAGTGGTTGAAGGTATACCCCATTTTCAAATCCGCCACCACATAGTCATCGATCTTTTCATTGTGTTCGGCATCCCCATACCGGCTGCCCATGTAGCGGACCATGGGAATCAGTTCAAAATCCCCCAGGATGTATATCAACCCGGATTTCAGGGTCCATTCAGGGGTATCGATCACCTATTTGTCTTTGGTATCCCGGACAATCCCTTGAAATGTCAGGTCGTCATCGTATGCCAATACCGCATACGTGGGGTTCAGAAAGAAGTTCAGGTGCTCATTGACGAAAAAACTGGTTTCAATTTCCATAGTCTGGACAATCGAACTTCTGATACTGCAACAAAGCTGCTGAAAACGTATCGGCTGAGTCATGGGCTGCTGATAGCCGATGCCTTGATTGCTGCAACAGCCATTGTCAACGGCATCCAACTGATTTCGAAAAACCAGAAAGATTACAGGTTCATTGAACAATTGGAACTCCTGGAATACCCTTCTTCAATTTTATGATGCAGTGATCAGGATCAAGCCATCACGGCCATGCTGGCGAAGTACCACCTCAATATTCATGATTTCATGAGAATGCGCATTGCCGATAAAAAAGGAAACCCGACCAAATCTTCCTATAGCCTGGCGGACATCCGACTCCGGGTGAGAAAGGTGCTGGTGGCCCTGCTCAAAGGACTGACAAAGGCCGATCTGAATCACATCCTCTGGCAAAAACTCAATGGGGTGGTTTTTCGGTTACCCAGTTCATCCACTGAACCGCCCGAAGCTGCGCTGCAGTGTTTGGGTCCACCCCATAAACATTTTGATAAAAGTCAAGCAGCCATACATTCAGGTCCACATCGGCAAATTTTTCAGGATATGCGGCCTTGGCAATTATCATCACATCAATCGGGTATTCCACCCGTTTGTCGCAATTGCAGGGGGTCCAGGGCAGGGCGGTAACCCGCCGGTTTTTGACTGCCCTGAGATCTTTCAGATTCTGATAATAGGGGGCTTCATAAAGTTCACGGGGAGGATGATAACCCCAGGCGGTAATCAGGACGATCACATCGGGATCGATCGCCAGAACCTGTTCGGTACCCAGGATATTCCAGGAACCTTTTGTTCGGAAAGCATTCCGGGCATTCACCACGGTTTCCACAAGCCACGAGTCAATGGTGTTCAAACCTCTCACGTGTCCTGTTCCGCCGGCTTCCCTGGATTTGGGGGAAAGCCCGAAAAGCAGCACGGAAGGTTTCTGATCCTCGGGAATTTCTCTGGTACGATCCATGACAAACCGGACTTGCTTCTCCAGGTATTCGGCCAGGGCCGTTGCCTTCTGTTCGTTTCCGAGGGCCCTTCCGATAATTCTAATTTCTTCCGAAATACTATCCATTTTCGGATTTTTTGTCATATTCGGCCCGAAAAGAACCACAAGCGGTATTCCTAAAGACTCGATCATGCGGATTGTTTTGTGTGTGCTTTCATCATTGGCACTGAGGGTGCAGGAGCCTGCCCTTAAAAACACGACATCCGGATTGAGGGAAGCAAGGGTTTCATAGTTAATGCCGGTACCCGATTGCGCCACCAAAGGCAGGTCCATGAAAAACGGGTTCAGGAAGGTAACAGTGTTCATACCGTCTGTATAGTCATACGATTCCCCGGCCACCGTTGGATAGGTGTATTCCCAGTGTTTGGGAATGCACGCGGATCCCAATCCGACGATTGAATTCTGAACCCCGAGAGCAGTCATGACTGATTCCACAAGGCCATCGCATATGGTCACCACCCGTTCAATTTTCATGGGTACCTTGACGGATACGCCCCGTTGGTCGGTTACGGAACGAAAAGAATCGGAATTTTCCGAAGCGTATATATCAGGTGCGGCTGTCAGAAGAATTCCCAGACAAACAAACCATTCAAAAAAAAACCGTAAACGCATCATGATCATTTCCTTTCAATTTCAGGTAATTCCCCTGGGCACCACCATCCTTATTCCGTCTACTTCTTTTGTGGTGCATATTTCGTGGTAAATACCGTTTAAAACCTTTTCCGTCATGACTTCATCTGTTGTACCTTGAATAACAATGCCTTTGCCATCAAGCACAACCACTTTGTGGCAAAACCAGATCACATGATTGGGATCATGACTGCAGGCGATCACTGTGATTCCCTGTGCGGTGATACGTCGCAGCATTTTCCAGATCCTGATCTGGTTGCTGAAATCGAGAGCCGAGGTGGGCTCATCCAGAAAAAGAAGCTTGGTTTCCTGGGCGATGGCCCTGGCAATAAGCACCATCTGCCGCTGTCCTCCGGATAAACGATTGTAGGCACGATCGGCAAGATTACGGATATCCAGCATGTGCAGGGCTTCCAGGGCAATGGCCTTGTCTCGTTTGCTGATTCCGAATATTCCCCCAAGATGAGGGGTCCTCCCCATCAGAACCACTTCCCGGACCAGATAGGGAAACGGCGGTTTGTGTTCCTGGGGGACATAGGCTGCGTGCCTTGCCATTTGTGCCACACTGGCTTTTTGAATATCCATGTCGTCCATGATAACCATCCCGGAGTTGTATTTCAGAAACTTGAGACAACATTTAAACAAGGTGGTTTTTCCTGATCCGTTGGGGCCAAAAAGTCCGAGGAGTTGACCCGGGGCTGCCTCGAAGGAAACCCCGTTCAGTATCGGCGTTTTTCCATAGCCAAAATGAAGATTATGTACCTGCAGCATGGGTTGCTCTTCAAATCCGAACCAGATTTTCCGTTTTACTCCGGTATCCGGCTCCTTCAAGACATTTTCCAACAATGATGAGACCGGCAAAATCCTCTTTGATACCCTGAACTTTTTCGGTGATGTTTTTCAGTGTTCCTTGAACAATGTTTTGTTTTTCATCATGACCGAGATGGTATATGACCGCAACGGGAAGATTTTCAGGATAATGATCTGTCAACCGTTTGATCAGGTTTTCCAGATTCCATAAGGCCATATAAAACACCATGGTGGCGGGATACCTGGACAAATCTTCGAAAATATCGTTATCCTGATCATTTTCCGTGAGAAATAACGGCGAGGTTTGCAGGACAAAGCGGGTATCGTACGCAGGAATGCTCGATTTTTTCAATGCGGCCATGGCCGCTGAAAAGGTTCCTACGCCGGGAAGGATATCCACTTCATCTACCTCAAACCCCTCGATGAACCAGTGGGACGGACCGAACAAACAGGGATCTCCGTTTTCGAGAAGGGCCACATTTTTACCATTGGCCATCTTTTCCTTGACGTATCCGACAATCTCTTCTCTGATGCGGATTCTTTCCTTTTTAAAACTTTCGATGAGCGACGGGTCTGAATGCACCAGCTCTCGCCAGGGTTTGCCTTTGTAATCGAAAAGGCCTTTCCATGGATTGCAGAACACCGGTTTTTTGTCAATATAAGATGCAAAATGCTTTTTGGTTTCCTCAGGACAAAGGATAATATCCGCCATTTCAATGCACCGCAAAGCTTCGAGTGTGGTTTGATCCGGGCCGCCGGGGCCCGTGCCGATAACAAAGAGTTTGCCTTTTTTCATGAATTAACCTCCAAAAGCCGTATGGCCTTTTGATCGTAAAAGATAAAACAGATAAGGAGCCCCAAGGATAGAAGTCAGTATGCCTATGGGAATTTCAGCGGTGGTGAGGGTCCTGGCCAGGGTATCACAGACAAGCAGATAAACGCCGCCAAGCATGGCTGCAGCCGGAATGACGAACCGGTTATCCGGGCCCAGAACCATTCTTGCGGCATGGGGCATCATCAATCCGACCCAGGCGATAATACCGACTGTGGAAACGGAAACAGCGGTGCACAGGGTGGCCATAATGATAAGAATCAATTTGTACCGTTCGGGATGTATTCCGAGCGCACGGGCTTCTTCATCTCCCATGGACAAAATGTTCAGTTTCCAGCCAAGGGACCATTGCAGAACAAAACAGATAAGAACAACGGGTGAAACGATAAGTACATCTTTCCATGTGGTGTAATAAAATCCTCCCATAAGCCAGAACACGATTTCCCGCAAAGCCGTGTCATGGGCCACGTATTTCAGAATGGACACCAGTGCGGAAAATACGGAACCGATGATAACCCCGGCAAGAATCAAGGTGATGACGGGTGTTTCTCCCCTTATTCTTCCCAGGCTGTAGGTTCCCATGACAGCGATCATCCCGAAGAGGAAAGCCGAAATCTGGACAGAGAAATAAAAGGCGGGGAAAACTATTCCCAAAGCGGCCCCGAAGGCGGCTCCGGAAGAAACGCCAAGAATGTAAGGCTCCACCAGAGGATTTCGGAAACACCCCTGAAAAACAGCCCCTGCCGTGGCAAGGCCGATGCCGATGGCCATGGCCAGGAGTATTCTTGGAAAACGTAAATCCCAGACTATGGTTTTTTGTAATGGATTCAACTGATCTGAAATCTGATAAGGGTTCAGGTGAGCCGATAACACCTGGTAAACGTCGGCAATGGTTATTTTATAGGCGCCCATGGTCATGGACAGAGCAGCCGTCAAAAAAAGAAGAGCAACTAACGAAAACAAAAGCAGCATTTTCCATTTTTCGGAGAAAACTTCCGCATCCTTTTCCTCCTCAATGTCTTTTTCCCGTTGAAAAACATAGATAAATTCGCTTTTTGCTCGAGTGAGACGACTGGGTGTTTCATCAGAGGTGTTTTTTTCAAGTTCCATGGTGTTTTGTTCATTCAGTGGAATTATTTCGCTATCCTTCATTGTTAAAACTTCAACCCCATTTCGACTGCAAACACCTGGCGCGGCATGCTGTAACCGGCCTGTTCCTGGTAATTGGTACCGGTTATGTTGCTGCAGGATAACTTCAGGTTGTAAAGAAGTCCTCCAATTGTCATCCCCTGTTCGAACCCCGCATCCAGGGTGGCGTAATCTCCCAAAGTTTCCCCTTTCTGGGCTTCTCTTTTGCCAACATAGCGGGCACTTGCTATAAGCCAGCCATCGTTCCAAACCTGATATTGGCTGAGCAGCTTGATTTTGTGCCTGGGAAGTAAATCAGGCAGGTAATATGTGTAATCCTTGTCATAAGCCGTATCGCTCACCGAGTTTTCCTGGTAGAGATAAGCGGCAGTTGCCCGGAAGCGATCCCCTAATTTCAATGCCAGTTCCAGTTCACCACCATACAGACGCACGTTATCCGTATTGTAAAGGCAGTTGCTGCCCAGGCCGCTCCCCGGAGCGGTAATCCCATTGTCATTGATAAAATCTTTGATATCGTAATAAAAAACAGCGGCCCTTGCGGACAAAGGACCATAATCCTTAATGATTCCCAATTCATATTCCAATGCAGTTTCAGGGTCCAGCGTCGGATTGCTCTCGTTGGCGCAACGCGCCCACCAGTAGTAATCTCAGGGACACGGCAGCCGATAGGATCGACTGACCGCAGCGTAAAGAGCGGTGGTATCGTTGGCCTGAAAATCGATTTTCAGGCTGGGAAACCAGTCTTTGTCGGTTTCTTTTTTACCGGTGGTGGGAAAAGCCGGGCTTGTACCTCCTGATTCAAACCATGCAAAGTAAGTGTCCTTATCAAGAGAATAATAACGAACGCCCGGCGTGATTTTCCATCGGTCTCCCAATTTGATGACATCCTGGACATAAAGGGATCTGACGATATAAATATTTCGAATTCCGCTGGGTTGCCCCAGTTCCTGATATTCAGCACCGAATGTAAAGCTGTGACGGTCAAAAAGATTCACATCTCTGTATTCGGCAATAAAACCCCGGCTCCGGTCATCAATGAAGTCCTCGATAAAGTCTGTACCCCGGTAGTAATATGTATCTCTTTTGCCTTCGGTTTGAAATCCATGCACACTAAAGGTGCCAGGTCCGAAGGGAATCTCGAAAATGGCATCCAGGTAATGGGTCTCCTTATCCCAGCGTGGCTTGGGATCACCGGGAAACTGCAGGGTGGAGGGAAGATGCCTTAACTGATCCGCAGTTCCCAAAAATGTCGGATAACCCGCATCATAGTCCCCGCGCGATGGGTCGTTGACCACGGGAAATCCGTATGTGACATCACTGAATTTGGCGCCTAATTTCAGTGTTGCATCCGAAGGCAGAAAGAAGGTAAGATGCCCGTTGATATTCTTGTTTTCCTGGAAATTGTTTCTCAGATATCCGTCCGTTTCCTGGCTGCTGGCCGAGAGATGATAGCCGAGAAAGTTTCCTGCACCGCCATCAACGGATGCTCTGAAATGGCTGGTTTCAAAAGATCCGTAGCCGCCACTAATGGAAAAATCAGGTTTTGGATCTTCGGTTTTCTGTCCTTTTTTGGTGATCAGGTTGATGACACCGCCAATGGCGAATGGATGCAGTACCGAATGTCCTCCCCGAATAATCTCAATCCGCTCGATGTCATCCATGTTCAAGGTTGACCAATCCACAATGTAACGTCCGTTATGGCCGGTGTGATTGATGCGGCGCCCGTCTATCTGAATGACCAGACGGCCTTCGTTGAGTCCCCGGATGGAAACCTCATCTCCGGGACTTGAAATCAGGGGATTGATTCTTTGAACATCAACGGCTCCGATTTCCTTGAGCACATCCGTCAGATTGCGGACCGTTCCGGCTTTCCGGAAATCATCCATGTTTATAATGGTTTTGTCCACGTTGATTTCAACTCCTTGCTGAGGAGCCATAACCGTGATGGGTGAAAGCTGGTACACTTGATTAGTCTCTTTGCCGGTTTCCGCAGACAAAATATTCCCCCAAAGAAAGACCAGCAGAAAACCCGAAAGGGCTGAAATAATTTTCAATCTCAATGTGGAAAGCACTTTTGATAGAAATCCGGTTAGCATCTTGTCTCCTCCTTTCTCATCAGCCTGCCCGAAAAGTCATTATCGGCAAGCGGCGTTAATTACGGGATATTCATTATTTTCGTGCCACGGCTGTATACCGCCCGGGCATATCTTTTATTTCCGGTTCTTGAAACCCCGCCGCCAGAAACAGGCCGGCCATCTGTCTTGCATGGGGCAGAAGATCTTTTTCTACGCCGGTATGGGATGCATGATGCGCCGCCAGCTCCCGGCGGCTCATCAAATGGGCGATGACCAGGTATCCCCCGGGTTTGAGGACCCGGCCCATCTCCTGCAGGGCAATGGCCGGGTCCTCAAAATGCGGAAATGCGGCAAAACAGATCACCCGGTGAAATATCCCTGTGCCGAAAGGTATCTCAAGGACATTCGCCTGGACGACCAGATCATTGTCCGCCCGGGTTTTCCGGCGGGCCTGTCCCACCATGGGAAACGACAGATCAAAAGCGAACACCCGTCCGGAAATGCCGGCCAGGGGCTCCAGGTAGGGAATCAGGATGCCCGGTCCTGTGCCCACATCCAGTATGGTCTCTCCTGGGGTCACCCCGAAGGTCTGGATCAGTTTCTGCAGCCGTTCCCGCACCGGTCCGGGGTAATGGGCCTGTTCCCAGTTTTCAGCCCTTTGATCAAAAAAATCGGATCTGGATGTCATCGCGTTTCCTGTCTGTCAATATGTCAATTCTTTCCGATTGGGTTACATCACCATTCATATTTGATTTCACCCACCGTAAACATACCGGGTGATTTTTCATCTTCGCTTCGCAGATAGGTTTCATCAAACAGGTTCTGGACCGCAAGACTTGCGGAGAGGCCCGGAAGCAGAAAATCCAGGTTGCGCCACAGTTTGACATCCACGGTTTCATACCCGCCGATTTCCTCCGTGTTCATGTCATCGCTGTACTGGTTTCCGATGTGGTTGAGTACAACCCGGGCATTGATAATGGAGGAGAAAACATCCACCCCGGCGCTGAAGCTGTGTTCGGGCACATATTCCAAACGCTTTCCTTCCAGTTCCGGACGTTCATCGAATTTGTCTATGAGCGATTCATTGAAGGTATAACCGGCAAAAAACCGGATATGCGTGTTGGGCCGGAAGGCAAGATCCGCCTCAAACCCCTTGATCTCCACCTCGGTGACATTGTTCATCAGATACACCGCCCGGTTCC
Above is a window of Desulfotignum balticum DSM 7044 DNA encoding:
- a CDS encoding ABC transporter substrate-binding protein yields the protein MKKKLFASFILALAVIAVTWTCAAAGDSRWSKIEQSGSITVGNCPEYPPFSFRNTSGLVEGFDSDFARALGNALGVDVVIKDTAWEGLVAGMKKGDHDIIISCMSPEEATQASDSVNMSNPYYQLSEIIVTRSDVTDITTKEDLAGRIVGVQANSTSEVAGDSLADMDIKVKDLRRYNRNSEALIDLKNKRVDAVVVGFAYAATKIKDSPDLKIINDPVRSVDIVVVLDHGEDELTEKINQAIDTVKSNGDFDRIHDKWLAL
- a CDS encoding CD3072 family TudS-related putative desulfidase codes for the protein MKRGKKIIFVSHCLLNVNVKVMGLAAHPGAVKELVCFLMDHDTAMVQLPCPESEILGLCRWGHVKDQLAYPFFKNRCRHLLAPFIRQIHMYKENGYLLKGVIGIDGSPSCGVHKTCRSNQWSGDFLDKEDTWKKIQTLEWQADPGIFIEIFQALLMENNLPLDFFAVDESEIDMSLSSLFKTLSPVLKR
- a CDS encoding ribbon-helix-helix protein, CopG family — its product is MSRLTITLDDDLHQALKETAARQGRSIGKIIEESLVLRGIKSMSHARQLVEQARIRGECSDDEATRLAVEETRDLRTR
- a CDS encoding putative toxin-antitoxin system toxin component, PIN family, whose protein sequence is MIIDTDVVAAGLITSRPDSPTAQILDGMINGRLVFLLSPALLDEYRQILLRPKLVRRHGLTEPEVVQILTEITANAIWRDPPADTDHLSPDLQDSHLWALLASEPAAVLITGDHLLIEKPRPRRSVISPAAWLAHFAGRPPDSGGA
- a CDS encoding cold-shock protein gives rise to the protein MANGTVKWFNDAKGFGFIEQEDGGKDVFVHHSGINAMGFKSLNEGDRVSFDISEGQRGPAATNVTVV
- a CDS encoding TonB-dependent receptor domain-containing protein, producing the protein MIDTPEWTLKSGLIYILGDFELIPMVRYMGSRYGDAEHNEKIDDYVVADLKMGYTFNHLCFIDKLKLSLELTNLFDHEYVSVINAMDDSRAGNTSYYVDAPFTAMMTASFAF
- a CDS encoding PIN domain-containing protein, giving the protein MKCQVVIVCQYRIRGVQKEVQVLIDEKTGFNFHSLDNRTSDTATKLLKTYRLSHGLLIADALIAATAIVNGIQLISKNQKDYRFIEQLELLEYPSSIL
- a CDS encoding ABC transporter substrate-binding protein, whose translation is MMRLRFFFEWFVCLGILLTAAPDIYASENSDSFRSVTDQRGVSVKVPMKIERVVTICDGLVESVMTALGVQNSIVGLGSACIPKHWEYTYPTVAGESYDYTDGMNTVTFLNPFFMDLPLVAQSGTGINYETLASLNPDVVFLRAGSCTLSANDESTHKTIRMIESLGIPLVVLFGPNMTKNPKMDSISEEIRIIGRALGNEQKATALAEYLEKQVRFVMDRTREIPEDQKPSVLLFGLSPKSREAGGTGHVRGLNTIDSWLVETVVNARNAFRTKGSWNILGTEQVLAIDPDVIVLITAWGYHPPRELYEAPYYQNLKDLRAVKNRRVTALPWTPCNCDKRVEYPIDVMIIAKAAYPEKFADVDLNVWLLDFYQNVYGVDPNTAAQLRAVQWMNWVTEKPPH
- a CDS encoding ABC transporter ATP-binding protein, which gives rise to MLQVHNLHFGYGKTPILNGVSFEAAPGQLLGLFGPNGSGKTTLFKCCLKFLKYNSGMVIMDDMDIQKASVAQMARHAAYVPQEHKPPFPYLVREVVLMGRTPHLGGIFGISKRDKAIALEALHMLDIRNLADRAYNRLSGGQRQMVLIARAIAQETKLLFLDEPTSALDFSNQIRIWKMLRRITAQGITVIACSHDPNHVIWFCHKVVVLDGKGIVIQGTTDEVMTEKVLNGIYHEICTTKEVDGIRMVVPRGIT
- a CDS encoding SAM-dependent methyltransferase is translated as MKKGKLFVIGTGPGGPDQTTLEALRCIEMADIILCPEETKKHFASYIDKKPVFCNPWKGLFDYKGKPWRELVHSDPSLIESFKKERIRIREEIVGYVKEKMANGKNVALLENGDPCLFGPSHWFIEGFEVDEVDILPGVGTFSAAMAALKKSSIPAYDTRFVLQTSPLFLTENDQDNDIFEDLSRYPATMVFYMALWNLENLIKRLTDHYPENLPVAVIYHLGHDEKQNIVQGTLKNITEKVQGIKEDFAGLIIVGKCLEGAGYRSKTENLVRI
- a CDS encoding FecCD family ABC transporter permease, encoding MELEKNTSDETPSRLTRAKSEFIYVFQREKDIEEEKDAEVFSEKWKMLLLFSLVALLFLTAALSMTMGAYKITIADVYQVLSAHLNPYQISDQLNPLQKTIVWDLRFPRILLAMAIGIGLATAGAVFQGCFRNPLVEPYILGVSSGAAFGAALGIVFPAFYFSVQISAFLFGMIAVMGTYSLGRIRGETPVITLILAGVIIGSVFSALVSILKYVAHDTALREIVFWLMGGFYYTTWKDVLIVSPVVLICFVLQWSLGWKLNILSMGDEEARALGIHPERYKLILIIMATLCTAVSVSTVGIIAWVGLMMPHAARMVLGPDNRFVIPAAAMLGGVYLLVCDTLARTLTTAEIPIGILTSILGAPYLFYLLRSKGHTAFGG
- a CDS encoding TonB-dependent receptor, PCPU motif-type translates to MLTGFLSKVLSTLRLKIISALSGFLLVFLWGNILSAETGKETNQVYQLSPITVMAPQQGVEINVDKTIINMDDFRKAGTVRNLTDVLKEIGAVDVQRINPLISSPGDEVSIRGLNEGRLVIQIDGRRINHTGHNGRYIVDWSTLNMDDIERIEIIRGGHSVLHPFAIGGVINLITKKGQKTEDPKPDFSISGGYGSFETSHFRASVDGGAGNFLGYHLSASSQETDGYLRNNFQENKNINGHLTFFLPSDATLKLGAKFSDVTYGFPVVNDPSRGDYDAGYPTFLGTADQLRHLPSTLQFPGDPKPRWDKETHYLDAIFEIPFGPGTFSVHGFQTEGKRDTYYYRGTDFIEDFIDDRSRGFIAEYRDVNLFDRHSFTFGAEYQELGQPSGIRNIYIVRSLYVQDVIKLGDRWKITPGVRYYSLDKDTYFAWFESGGTSPAFPTTGKKETDKDWFPSLKIDFQANDTTALYAAVSRSYRLPCPUDYYWWARCANESNPTLDPETALEYELGIIKDYGPLSARAAVFYYDIKDFINDNGITAPGSGLGSNCLYNTDNVRLYGGELELALKLGDRFRATAAYLYQENSVSDTAYDKDYTYYLPDLLPRHKIKLLSQYQVWNDGWLIASARYVGKREAQKGETLGDYATLDAGFEQGMTIGGLLYNLKLSCSNITGTNYQEQAGYSMPRQVFAVEMGLKF